The following nucleotide sequence is from Longimicrobiaceae bacterium.
GGGCGATGGCGGTGAACGTGGCCGCCAGCTACCCGCGGATGTTTGCCGCCGTGGGCGCGCACTCGTCCATCGCGTACCGCGCCGCGGGGGGCGTGCAGGAGGCCCTGGGCGCGATGCAGCACGGCTTGGGCGACCCCGCGCGACTCCGCGCCGCGCTTCCCGCCGGGCCTCTGCCCCGCCTGCTCGTCATCCACGGCGAAGCCGACGCCGTCGTCCGTCCCGCCAACGGCGCCGAGCTGTACCGCCAGTGGGCCGACGCGCTCGGCGGCAACGCGACCGAGCACGCCGACAGCGCATCGGCCGGCACCACGACCTTCACCCGCCGCTGGGTCGACGGCGCGGACGGACGCCCGGCCATCGAGCAGATCGTCGTCCACGGCCTGGGCCACGCCTGGTCCGGCGGCTCCGCGGACGGCACCTACACCTCGCCCATCGGCCCCGACGCCAGCCGCGAGATGATGCGCTTCTTCCTCGGCCGCGAAGCCAAGTGAGCGCCCGTTCTCCCATGCTCGCCCATCTGCACCCATCTCGCGTGGACGCACCAGCGCCGAAGCCGCGCGGAACCTCGTCCGCAGGACGACCGCAGTACGAAGCCGGGGGTTTCATACCCCCGGCGGTGCGTCGGCCGAGAGACGTTCGATGACCGGCGCTCCCCTCTTCCCGACCCGCCCCGATCCGCTGCGCTTCTGGCGCCACCTCGCCGGGGACCGCATCGCGCTGGTGGATCGCACGCGCGGCGACCGGCTGACGTACCCGGAGCTGGACGCGAGCGCCGACCGCTGGGCCGCAGTGCTTCGGGGGATGCACATCGGCCGCGGCGACATCGTCGCGGCGCTCGCAGGGAACCGGCGCGAGGTGATCGAGCTGTTCTTCGCGTGCGGCCGCGTGGGTGCCGCGCTGCTGCCGCTGAACTGGCGTCTCTCCGCCGCCGAGCTGGCCCCGATCCTTGAAGACGCGGTCCCCGCCGTCGTCTTCGGCGAATCGCGCTTCCGCTGCCTGGCCGAAAGCGCGGGAGATGCGGTCCCGCGCTGGATCGACCTCGACGCCGAGGCGCCCGCGCTCCTCGCCCGCGGCGGCCCCACCGCCGCCGACGTGGAAGTCGCGCCTGAAGACGCGCACCTCATCCTCTACACCTCCGGCAGCACCGGGCGTCCGAAAGGCGCCGTGCTCCCGCACCGCCAGATCTTCTACAATGCTGTCGCGACCACCACCGCGTGGGAGCTGGGCGCGGCCGACGTGGCGCCGGTCTCCACGCCGCTCTTCCACACCGGCGGCTGGAACGTCTTCGCCACCCCGCTCTGGCACCGCGGTGGCACGGTGGTCCTCCTCGACGGCTTCGACCCCGACGGGTTCCTGGAGATGATGGCCGACGAGGGCTGCACCACTGCCCTCACCGTCCCCACCCAGCTGCTGATGCTGGCCGAGCGCCCCGGCTGGGGCCGCCCGCTGCCTGCGCTGCGCACCTTCGTCTCCGGCGGCGCGCCGTGCCCCGCCGCGCTCGCCGAGCGCACGCGCGCCGCGGGCTACCGCTTCCACGAGGGGTACGGCCTCACCGAGTGCGGCCCCAACTGCTTCGCCATCACCGACGAGGAAGCGCTGCGGCGCCCCGGCAGCGTGGGCCGCCCCGTGCCGTTCCTGGAGATGCGCCTGGAGCGCGAGGACGGCACCGATGCGGGCGTGGACGAGCCCGGCGAGCTTCTCCTTCGCGGCCCGCAGCTCTTCGCCGGCTACCTCCGCGACCCCGCCCGCACTGCCGAGGCGATGGCGCCCGGCGGCTGGCTGCGCACCGGCGACCTGGCGCGGAAGGACGCGGATGGCGCATACTCCATCTGCGGACGGCGGAAGGAGATGTACATCTCAGGCGG
It contains:
- a CDS encoding PHB depolymerase family esterase; its protein translation is MSIPTIPPPAVTPAPESPVTVQAHAGGSSFEWAEYAGPAGTRRYKLFIPSSYDAHHPAPLLVMLHGCTQDPDDFARGTRMNALAEEAGVIVAWPEQPAAAQIQKCWTWYDPAHQAAGSGEPGVIAGITQQVMERYKVDAARVFIAGVSAGGAMAVNVAASYPRMFAAVGAHSSIAYRAAGGVQEALGAMQHGLGDPARLRAALPAGPLPRLLVIHGEADAVVRPANGAELYRQWADALGGNATEHADSASAGTTTFTRRWVDGADGRPAIEQIVVHGLGHAWSGGSADGTYTSPIGPDASREMMRFFLGREAK
- a CDS encoding AMP-binding protein; amino-acid sequence: MTGAPLFPTRPDPLRFWRHLAGDRIALVDRTRGDRLTYPELDASADRWAAVLRGMHIGRGDIVAALAGNRREVIELFFACGRVGAALLPLNWRLSAAELAPILEDAVPAVVFGESRFRCLAESAGDAVPRWIDLDAEAPALLARGGPTAADVEVAPEDAHLILYTSGSTGRPKGAVLPHRQIFYNAVATTTAWELGAADVAPVSTPLFHTGGWNVFATPLWHRGGTVVLLDGFDPDGFLEMMADEGCTTALTVPTQLLMLAERPGWGRPLPALRTFVSGGAPCPAALAERTRAAGYRFHEGYGLTECGPNCFAITDEEALRRPGSVGRPVPFLEMRLEREDGTDAGVDEPGELLLRGPQLFAGYLRDPARTAEAMAPGGWLRTGDLARKDADGAYSICGRRKEMYISGGENVFPGEVEAVLADCPGVAEAVVVGVPDARWGEVGRAFVVARADAAPAPDQVLMHARARLAGYKVPRSVVFLPEIPRLGSGKPDRRALALTPAEP